One Lysinibacillus fusiformis genomic window carries:
- the spoIIAB gene encoding anti-sigma F factor yields MDNEMTLTFLAISENEGLARVAVTGFIAQLDPTIDELSEFKTVVSEAVSNAIIHGYEEDGKGVVTVHAKREDDIVTVSVMDNGMGIEDVSRAMEPLFTTKSAMERSGMGFTIMDSFSDQLTVMSKWQEGTTVTFTKKFYSVRTAVM; encoded by the coding sequence ATGGATAACGAAATGACATTAACTTTTTTAGCAATTAGTGAAAATGAGGGCTTGGCACGAGTAGCTGTGACAGGCTTTATCGCACAATTAGATCCAACGATTGATGAGCTATCAGAATTTAAAACGGTTGTCTCGGAGGCTGTATCTAATGCCATTATTCACGGTTATGAAGAGGACGGTAAAGGTGTTGTTACAGTTCATGCAAAACGTGAGGATGATATTGTAACTGTGTCTGTTATGGATAATGGAATGGGTATAGAGGATGTGAGTCGTGCCATGGAACCGTTGTTTACAACGAAAAGCGCGATGGAGCGTTCAGGTATGGGCTTTACAATTATGGATAGTTTTTCTGATCAGTTGACAGTAATGTCTAAGTGGCAAGAAGGTACAACTGTAACGTTTACGAAGAAATTTTATTCAGTTCGCACAGCGGTCATGTGA
- a CDS encoding spore germination protein — MTNKLFNSLEEAENFLKEQFGDGESFDVGIKHLFVKDLPVLCAYISGLVDGEALTQLLSSMLPDEEVDIEDEQEYFEAYFNFHGRSEETERKAYLLAILSGQVTFITKSGYCYVAELRNYPGRSPEEPDNEKVIRGSRDGFTEGISQNTALIRRRIRNSNLRFELHKISKIGQTDVALAFMKDIANDEMLDKLRQRLGQINHDGLTMADKSLEEWLFKQKFHPVPFVRYTERPDIAAAHLLEGHVAILVDTSPSVILVPATVFHLLQHAEEYRQAPAVGTFVRFMRYFGTIMGLLLLPLWYLFATHESLLPEALSFLGAQEKSHVPILLQVLIADIGIEFLRMAAIHTPSPLSTAMGLVAGVIIGQIAIDVGLFSAEVVLYTAVAAILTFIIPSYELSISIKLFRLVLLIMTGIWGADGLFIGLFILFTYLCSLRPLQAPYLWPLIPFFPNAMLRVLVRFPMTADALRPYVVASKQRKRS, encoded by the coding sequence ATGACAAATAAACTATTTAACAGCTTAGAAGAAGCCGAAAATTTTCTTAAAGAACAATTTGGGGACGGCGAATCATTTGACGTAGGCATCAAACATTTATTTGTCAAAGATTTGCCAGTCCTCTGTGCATATATTAGTGGACTTGTGGATGGAGAAGCCTTAACGCAATTACTCTCTAGTATGTTGCCTGATGAAGAGGTAGATATTGAAGATGAGCAGGAATATTTTGAAGCTTACTTCAATTTTCACGGTCGTTCCGAAGAAACAGAGCGCAAAGCCTACTTACTTGCTATTTTAAGTGGGCAAGTAACATTTATCACGAAAAGTGGTTACTGTTATGTGGCTGAACTTCGAAATTATCCAGGGCGTTCGCCAGAGGAACCGGATAATGAAAAGGTTATACGTGGTTCAAGGGATGGCTTTACTGAAGGGATATCACAAAATACGGCTTTGATTCGTCGACGAATTCGCAATAGTAATTTACGTTTCGAGCTACATAAAATATCCAAGATTGGTCAAACCGATGTCGCACTGGCGTTTATGAAGGATATTGCGAATGATGAAATGCTCGATAAGTTACGACAGCGTCTCGGACAAATTAATCATGACGGACTAACAATGGCTGATAAATCACTAGAAGAGTGGCTGTTTAAGCAAAAGTTCCACCCCGTGCCTTTCGTACGGTATACGGAACGTCCTGATATTGCAGCTGCGCATTTACTCGAAGGACATGTGGCTATTTTGGTGGATACCTCACCTTCAGTTATTTTAGTACCTGCAACAGTTTTTCATTTACTGCAGCATGCTGAGGAGTATAGGCAGGCGCCAGCAGTTGGGACATTTGTTCGATTTATGCGCTACTTTGGGACAATAATGGGTTTGCTATTATTGCCTTTGTGGTATTTATTTGCAACACATGAATCATTATTGCCTGAAGCACTATCATTTTTAGGTGCGCAGGAAAAGTCTCATGTCCCAATTTTACTGCAAGTGTTGATTGCAGATATTGGGATTGAATTCTTGAGGATGGCCGCCATTCACACCCCATCACCTTTATCTACTGCGATGGGTTTGGTTGCGGGTGTAATTATTGGGCAAATTGCCATTGATGTTGGACTTTTTTCTGCAGAAGTTGTGTTATATACAGCTGTAGCCGCAATTCTTACATTTATTATACCGTCATACGAGCTAAGTATTTCCATCAAGCTCTTTAGGTTGGTGTTATTAATTATGACAGGTATTTGGGGTGCAGATGGTCTATTTATTGGATTATTTATTTTATTTACGTATTTATGTTCACTGCGTCCATTACAAGCGCCGTATTTATGGCCACTTATCCCGTTCTTCCCAAATGCCATGCTTCGTGTGCTTGTCCGTTTCCCAATGACAGCCGATGCATTAAGACCTTATGTAGTCGCTTCCAAACAGCGAAAAAGGTCATAG
- the sigF gene encoding RNA polymerase sporulation sigma factor SigF, whose product MKPLEQSSDKLLSQEEMRELIALSQQGDHEARKRMIEGNTRLVWSIVQRFTTRGVELEDLFQIGCIGLMKSVDKFDLSYDVKFSTYAVPMIIGEIQRFLRDDGMVKVSRSIRELNFKIRHATDEFIKNNEHPPTIQELALVLGVTAEEIVTASDALRDPASLHEQLYESEGDSITLMDQMKDEKSEQPFDYIPLKEVLTRLDPREQSIIYLRYFSDCTQTEIANRLGISQVQVSRLEKKILAQLKSWMATSATVEEQVVKKDI is encoded by the coding sequence ATGAAGCCACTAGAACAGTCGTCCGATAAGCTATTGTCACAGGAAGAAATGCGTGAGTTAATTGCGCTTTCACAGCAGGGCGATCATGAGGCTCGTAAACGAATGATTGAAGGGAATACGAGGCTTGTGTGGTCCATCGTCCAACGCTTTACAACAAGGGGCGTAGAGCTCGAGGATTTATTTCAAATTGGCTGCATTGGGCTCATGAAGTCAGTGGATAAATTCGATTTATCGTATGATGTGAAGTTTTCAACGTATGCGGTACCGATGATTATTGGGGAAATTCAGCGTTTTCTAAGAGATGATGGCATGGTGAAGGTTAGCCGTTCTATACGGGAGCTCAACTTTAAAATTCGCCATGCAACCGATGAATTTATCAAGAACAATGAACATCCACCGACTATTCAGGAATTAGCACTGGTGCTGGGTGTCACGGCTGAAGAAATTGTGACAGCTTCCGATGCCCTAAGGGATCCCGCTTCCTTACATGAGCAATTGTATGAGAGTGAAGGGGATTCCATCACCTTAATGGATCAAATGAAGGATGAGAAATCCGAGCAGCCGTTTGACTATATACCGTTAAAAGAGGTGCTCACACGACTTGATCCAAGAGAGCAATCCATTATTTATTTGCGATATTTTTCTGATTGTACGCAAACGGAAATAGCAAACAGGCTAGGTATTTCGCAAGTACAAGTATCACGGTTAGAGAAAAAGATACTGGCACAATTAAAGAGCTGGATGGCCACGAGTGCTACAGTCGAGGAGCAGGTAGTAAAAAAAGACATCTAA
- the deoB gene encoding phosphopentomutase, whose amino-acid sequence MNKTFKKIHVVVMDSVGIGEAPDAANFGDVGSHTLGHIAEKMNGLSMPNMESFGLANIEPLQGMQATNAPKAYYGKMQEASVGKDTMTGHWEIMGLNIDKPFKVYPDGFPAELIAELEKRTGRKVLCNKPASGTQVIEDFGQEHMETGALIVYTSADPVLQIAAHEEIIPLEELYEICEIARALTLQPEYLVGRVIARPFIGTPGNFERTSNRHDYALKPFGRTTMNALQDANLDVIAIGKISDIFNGEGVTDAIRTKNNMDGMDKFAEVARRDFRGISFLNLVDFDANFGHRRDPLGYGNALQEFDARLPEILQAMTEDDLLMITADHGNDPTFPGTDHTREYVPLIVYSPRFKGGRELALRETFADIAATVAENFNVEAPPFGKSFLNDLK is encoded by the coding sequence ATGAATAAAACGTTTAAAAAAATCCACGTAGTGGTTATGGACTCAGTTGGTATTGGTGAAGCACCAGACGCTGCAAACTTTGGAGATGTGGGCTCGCATACATTAGGGCATATCGCTGAAAAAATGAATGGGCTTTCAATGCCAAATATGGAATCGTTCGGTTTAGCGAACATTGAGCCATTACAAGGGATGCAAGCAACCAACGCGCCGAAAGCGTACTACGGTAAAATGCAGGAAGCCTCAGTCGGTAAAGATACTATGACTGGACACTGGGAAATCATGGGGTTGAATATTGATAAACCATTCAAAGTGTATCCAGATGGCTTCCCGGCTGAGTTGATTGCGGAGCTTGAAAAACGTACTGGCCGTAAAGTACTGTGCAATAAACCTGCAAGTGGTACACAAGTTATTGAAGATTTTGGACAAGAGCATATGGAGACAGGGGCATTGATTGTCTATACATCTGCTGACCCTGTACTACAAATTGCTGCTCACGAAGAGATAATTCCACTAGAGGAATTATATGAAATTTGTGAAATTGCTCGTGCATTAACTTTGCAACCTGAGTATTTAGTTGGTCGTGTCATTGCTCGTCCATTCATTGGTACACCTGGAAACTTTGAGCGCACATCAAATCGTCACGATTATGCATTAAAACCATTCGGTCGTACAACGATGAATGCATTGCAGGATGCAAATCTAGACGTTATTGCTATTGGAAAAATCTCTGATATTTTCAATGGAGAAGGTGTAACAGATGCTATTCGTACAAAAAATAATATGGACGGTATGGATAAATTTGCGGAGGTTGCACGTCGTGATTTTCGCGGTATAAGCTTCTTAAATTTAGTAGACTTTGATGCGAATTTCGGCCATCGTCGTGATCCACTTGGCTATGGCAACGCGTTACAAGAGTTTGACGCGCGTCTTCCAGAAATTTTACAGGCAATGACAGAGGACGATTTACTGATGATTACGGCAGACCACGGAAATGATCCAACATTCCCTGGGACAGACCATACACGTGAATATGTTCCACTAATTGTCTATTCGCCTCGTTTTAAAGGTGGTCGCGAGCTTGCTTTACGTGAAACTTTTGCAGATATTGCAGCAACTGTCGCTGAAAACTTTAACGTTGAAGCACCACCATTTGGTAAAAGTTTCTTGAATGATTTAAAATAA
- a CDS encoding thymidine phosphorylase codes for MNMTQLFEKKKQGKELTQAEIKYFVEGYTTGSIPDYQASSLLMAIRLLGMTDEETFYLTKAMIESGDVIDLTSIDGFKIDKHSTGGVGDKVTLIVTPVIAALGIPVAKFSGKGLGITGGTIDKLESIRGFKTELSSQEFIDNVNKHKIAVAGQTGNLVPADKKLYALRDVTGTVDSIPLIAASIMSKKIASGADGIVLDVKCGSGAFMKTEEEAKKLADAMTAIGEKLGRKVVAHISDMDNPLGKMIGNKLEVAEAHSLLSGRMGETHEDLLEECIIISSLMYQVAAGVNEAAATAAVKRVLADGSAVAKFEEFIAAQGGDLADIVQNDTANNVAVKAATNGVVETINALLIGEASVELGAGRLTKESALDYDAGIQLVAKKGDAVKTGETIAYLYSNREINGETINKVQNAYTIA; via the coding sequence ATGAATATGACGCAACTGTTTGAAAAGAAAAAGCAAGGCAAAGAGCTTACGCAGGCTGAAATAAAATACTTTGTAGAAGGCTACACAACAGGTTCTATTCCGGACTATCAAGCAAGCTCCCTTTTAATGGCCATTCGTTTATTAGGGATGACTGATGAAGAAACATTTTATTTAACGAAAGCAATGATTGAATCAGGTGATGTGATTGATCTAACATCGATTGACGGCTTTAAAATTGACAAGCACTCTACTGGTGGTGTAGGTGATAAAGTAACGCTTATTGTGACGCCAGTTATTGCTGCGCTTGGGATTCCTGTGGCAAAGTTTAGTGGCAAAGGCTTAGGTATTACTGGCGGTACAATCGATAAATTAGAATCTATTCGAGGTTTTAAAACGGAGCTTTCGTCACAAGAATTTATCGATAATGTCAATAAACATAAAATAGCGGTTGCAGGTCAAACAGGCAATCTTGTGCCTGCTGACAAAAAACTCTATGCATTACGAGATGTGACGGGTACTGTCGATTCAATTCCTTTAATTGCAGCATCCATTATGAGTAAAAAAATTGCTAGTGGCGCTGACGGTATCGTACTAGATGTGAAATGTGGCTCAGGTGCGTTTATGAAGACGGAAGAAGAAGCGAAAAAATTGGCGGATGCGATGACAGCGATTGGTGAAAAGCTAGGCCGTAAAGTAGTTGCTCATATTAGCGATATGGATAATCCGTTAGGGAAAATGATTGGTAATAAGCTCGAAGTAGCGGAAGCGCATTCTTTACTTAGTGGTCGTATGGGCGAAACACACGAAGATTTATTAGAGGAATGCATCATTATTTCTTCACTTATGTATCAAGTTGCAGCTGGAGTGAACGAAGCGGCGGCAACAGCGGCTGTTAAACGAGTGTTAGCGGATGGCTCCGCAGTTGCGAAATTCGAGGAATTTATCGCGGCTCAGGGCGGTGATTTAGCCGATATCGTTCAAAATGACACAGCGAATAATGTGGCTGTGAAAGCTGCTACTAACGGTGTGGTGGAAACAATTAATGCTTTATTAATCGGTGAAGCGAGCGTTGAACTTGGTGCAGGTCGTTTAACGAAAGAATCTGCACTTGATTATGATGCAGGTATTCAACTTGTAGCAAAAAAAGGCGATGCTGTGAAGACGGGCGAAACCATTGCTTATTTATATTCAAATCGTGAAATCAATGGTGAAACAATCAATAAAGTACAGAATGCCTACACAATTGCCTAA
- a CDS encoding GNAT family N-acetyltransferase: MLIRYKKAFEKIAMGLLSFMPNEKDIKKLTETIQSYENNDNWVLYLWKKNDEYVGIVGLVTDNDSATIQHVSVIPSYRGEGVAKEMLQEVAELGQYENVRATDETREFVQKCIQCNDEKADEC, encoded by the coding sequence ATGTTAATTCGATACAAAAAAGCTTTCGAGAAAATAGCGATGGGGCTACTCTCGTTTATGCCTAACGAAAAAGACATAAAAAAGCTCACAGAGACAATCCAATCTTATGAAAATAATGATAATTGGGTGTTGTATTTATGGAAAAAGAATGATGAGTATGTTGGTATCGTTGGTCTTGTAACAGATAATGATTCAGCAACGATTCAGCATGTTTCCGTAATCCCTTCTTACAGAGGTGAGGGCGTAGCGAAAGAAATGCTACAAGAAGTGGCAGAACTTGGCCAATACGAAAATGTGCGCGCAACTGATGAAACACGTGAATTTGTTCAGAAATGTATCCAATGTAACGATGAAAAAGCAGACGAGTGTTAA
- the spoIIAA gene encoding anti-sigma F factor antagonist codes for MHFQFEMVTRETVVIRLYGELDHHAVEQIRAKISSAIFQGAVSTIIWNLEGLSFMDSSGVGLVLGRMRELEAIAGRTILLNPSPTMRKVFQFSGLGPWMMDATEEEAIERVRGIVNG; via the coding sequence ATGCATTTTCAATTTGAAATGGTAACAAGAGAGACAGTAGTTATACGTTTATATGGGGAGCTCGATCATCATGCAGTAGAACAAATTCGAGCGAAAATTTCTTCAGCAATTTTTCAAGGTGCTGTATCGACTATCATTTGGAACTTAGAAGGACTGTCTTTTATGGATAGTTCGGGGGTCGGCTTAGTGCTGGGTCGAATGCGTGAGTTAGAGGCTATCGCAGGACGAACGATTTTATTGAATCCATCGCCAACAATGCGAAAAGTATTCCAGTTTTCAGGCTTAGGTCCGTGGATGATGGATGCAACCGAAGAAGAGGCGATTGAGCGAGTAAGGGGGATTGTAAATGGATAA
- the lysA gene encoding diaminopimelate decarboxylase codes for MHLYGTQAISEDGHLTIGQVDTLELAKEYGTPLFVYDTALIRKRARDFIDTFKKLGVKAEVAYASKAFACVAVYQLAAEENLSLDVVSGGELFTALKAGFPAERIHFHGNNKSIAELELAFDSKIGCIVVDNFYEIQLLKEISERRQQRMRILLRVTPGVEAHTHDFITTGQADSKFGFDLNNGQADEAFQQTFNHEYLELLGLHCHIGSQIFDTAGFGLAGEKLIDKISDWHKAHDFTCTVLNLGGGFGIRYTEEDAPLEPQVYVEDMITVVKNKAIVLGLTMPEIWIEPGRSLVGDAGTSLYTIGSQKTVPDVRKYVAVDGGMSDNIRPALYEAKYEAVIASKANAPKSETYTVAGKLCESGDKLIIDAKLQEAASGDVLAIFCTGAYGYSMASNYNRVPRPAVVFAENGKHQLAIKRESYEDIVQNDLPLTLKKGE; via the coding sequence ATGCATTTATATGGAACACAAGCGATTTCTGAAGACGGTCATTTAACAATCGGACAGGTAGACACACTTGAGCTTGCGAAAGAATACGGTACACCACTATTTGTATACGATACTGCGCTTATTCGTAAGCGTGCACGCGACTTCATAGATACGTTTAAAAAACTAGGTGTAAAAGCTGAAGTAGCTTACGCTTCAAAAGCATTCGCATGTGTGGCTGTGTATCAATTAGCGGCAGAGGAAAATCTATCATTGGATGTTGTTTCAGGTGGGGAATTATTTACCGCATTAAAAGCTGGATTCCCAGCCGAGCGTATACATTTCCATGGTAATAATAAAAGCATTGCCGAATTAGAATTAGCCTTTGACTCAAAAATTGGATGTATCGTCGTAGATAACTTCTACGAGATCCAGCTTTTAAAAGAAATTTCAGAGCGCCGTCAGCAAAGAATGCGTATTTTATTGCGTGTTACACCAGGTGTTGAGGCACATACGCATGATTTCATTACAACAGGACAGGCAGATTCTAAATTTGGCTTTGACTTAAATAATGGTCAAGCAGACGAAGCATTCCAGCAAACATTTAACCATGAATACTTAGAGCTTCTGGGCTTACACTGCCATATTGGCTCTCAAATTTTCGATACAGCTGGCTTTGGCTTAGCGGGTGAAAAACTAATTGATAAAATTTCCGATTGGCACAAGGCTCACGACTTTACTTGTACTGTGTTAAACTTAGGAGGGGGCTTTGGTATTCGTTATACAGAAGAAGATGCACCGCTTGAGCCACAAGTATATGTAGAGGATATGATTACGGTTGTTAAAAACAAAGCAATTGTACTTGGTCTAACGATGCCAGAAATTTGGATTGAACCAGGTCGTTCTCTTGTTGGCGATGCAGGGACGTCACTTTATACAATCGGTTCACAAAAAACTGTACCAGACGTGCGCAAATATGTTGCGGTCGATGGCGGGATGAGTGACAATATTCGTCCAGCGCTTTATGAAGCAAAATACGAGGCGGTCATTGCGAGTAAAGCAAATGCACCGAAAAGTGAAACGTACACAGTGGCTGGAAAGCTATGTGAATCAGGCGATAAATTGATTATTGATGCTAAACTGCAAGAAGCAGCTTCTGGCGATGTACTAGCAATCTTCTGCACAGGCGCGTATGGGTACTCAATGGCGAGTAACTATAATCGTGTTCCACGTCCAGCGGTGGTATTTGCTGAAAATGGCAAGCATCAATTAGCGATTAAACGTGAAAGTTATGAAGATATTGTACAAAACGACCTCCCGCTAACGTTAAAAAAGGGTGAGTAG
- a CDS encoding DUF309 domain-containing protein, which yields MHPQHHTLFIDYCAYFNGNGDYFECHEVLEEYWKDIAPGDRNHPLVGYVQLATGFYHWRRGNSTGAVRILQKALHNFQYNVGHVFFSEIDYEKLLILLKDSIASIQMGKSFQAFQLPITPTLQELTAARIQLLPLSSHDYLLHKHMLRDRSHILAERQESKQRKSRR from the coding sequence ATGCATCCACAGCATCATACTTTATTTATCGACTACTGTGCTTATTTCAATGGTAATGGAGATTATTTCGAATGCCATGAAGTGTTAGAGGAGTATTGGAAAGACATTGCTCCAGGTGATAGAAATCATCCACTTGTTGGTTATGTACAGCTCGCAACAGGCTTCTATCATTGGCGCCGTGGCAATTCTACTGGCGCAGTTCGAATCTTGCAAAAAGCACTGCATAATTTTCAATACAATGTGGGTCATGTCTTTTTTTCTGAAATTGACTACGAAAAGCTTCTCATACTACTAAAGGATTCAATCGCTTCTATTCAAATGGGCAAGTCCTTTCAGGCTTTTCAACTACCAATCACACCAACATTGCAAGAGCTAACCGCTGCACGTATACAACTTTTACCATTAAGTAGTCACGACTATCTTCTCCATAAACATATGCTTCGTGATCGCTCACATATTCTTGCTGAGCGCCAAGAAAGTAAACAAAGAAAAAGCAGACGTTAA